The Paracoccus albus region AGCGCGTCCGCGGCCAGAGAGTAGGCGTCATCCTGCCCCGTCAGCCGCAATGCTTCCGCCGAAAGGGCAAGGGAAAGTTCACGCAGCGCTGATGCCTCGCCCCGCAAACATCTGATCGCTTCCGCAACTTCCAGAGCGTTGCCGGCTGCACGGGCAAGCGGCTGATCCATATCCGTGATCAGCGCGGATGTGCGGCAACCTGCAGCCTCGGCAGTTTCAACCAGCGAAACGGCCAGTGCCTCGGCCTGCTCTGGCGTACCCATGAATGCGCCGGACCCGGTCTTCACGTCCAGCACCAACGCATCGGGGCCGACTGCTAGCTTTTTGGACAGGATCGACGCGGTGATCAGGTCAATGGACTCAACGGCCCCTGCTTCATCCCGGATGGCATACAAACGCCGATCCGCGGGTGCGAGATCGGCAGAAGCGGCAACAATGGCGCAACCGACCTCGCCGACGGCTTTGCGGAACGCCTCCTCCGTCAGATCGCAGTCAAAGCCCGGAATTGCCTCCAGCTTATCCAGCGTTCCGCCGGTATGGCCCAGCCCCCGGCCAGAGATCATGGGAACATAAGCCCCGCAAGCCGCAAGCAAGGGTGCCACAACCAGCGACACGACATCGCCAACGCCGCCGGTTGAGTGCTTGTCGACGACAGGACCGGGCAGGTCCCATGTCATCAGATCGCCGGAATCCCGCATCGCGCGGGTCAGGGCCGTGCGTCCCTCAGCCGATAGGCCGCGCAGCAGCACCGCCATCGCAAATGCCCCGGCCTGCGCATCCGAAAGCGAGCCATCCGACAACCCAGCCGCAATCAGCCGTGCACCGCGATCATCCAGTTCACCCTCGTCACGAAGGCGCGCGATGATCGGTCGAAGGTCCGTGACCTTCGACGGGCCGCCCGCTTCGTTCATGCTCAGCTGCCCCCCATATGGCCCGCGTCAAAGCGCCCCGGCAGCAACTCGCCAATCGTCGTTGAAAACGTCGCACCAGAGGTTGTCGCCAGCAGAACAGGCGTATCGCTGCGGCCGAACTCTGCCAGCTTCTGCCGACACCCGCCGCAGGGCGGAACGGGTTCGGGACTGCCAGCAATCACCGCGACTTCCGTCAGTTGGGTCTCACCAGCTGCAACCATCGCAGCGATGGCGCCAGCTTCTGCGCAAGTGCCTTCGGGATAAGCGACGTTTTCGACATTGCACCCCCGATAGATCGTGCCGGATGCGCCGCGCACCGCTGCTCCGACCTTGAACGTGGAATAGGGCGCATAAGCTGCTTCGCGCACCTCGCGTGCGGCGTCTAGAAGGGACATAGGCGGCCTCCGGTTGTCATCGGCGGATTCTGCGCGCTGCAGGTGCCGGATGCAAGATGTCGATATATCCTCGCAAAGACTTACTGAGGCGGGAACGGGCGCGACGGCTTGTGATGATCCGCCAAACTAGTTTAACGCTGAACCATGAAGCAGGCACGGTTTCACCCAACCGTAGCACGACATTGACAGCACCCGGCCCGCTCGGCCAGGGACGCCGCATGAAAGGGGGCAACTATGGAAGAGCAGCGCCAAGATAAGGCTCGTGCATCCGCACTGGAATATCACGAGTTTCCGCGCCCCGGTAAGCTTGAGATTCGCGCAACGAAGCCCCTTGCCAATGGCCGCGACCTTGCCCGCGCCTACAGCCCCGGCGTGGCCGAGGCCTGCATGGAGATCAAGGAAAATCCGGCGGATGCGGCGCGATATACGTCGCGCGGCAACCTTGTCGCTGTGGTCTCCAACGGGACTGCCGTGCTTGGGCTGGGCAATATCGGCCCACTTGCGTCCAAGCCGGTGATGGAGGGCAAGGCCGTCCTGTTCAAGAAATTCGCCAATATCGACTGCTTCGATCTGGAAATTGCCGAAGCCGATCCCGAAAAGCTGGCCGCCATCGTGCAAAGCCTTGAGCCAAGCTTTGGCGCTATCAATCTGGAGGATATCAAAGCCCCGGAGTGCTTCATCGTCGAAAAGCTTTGCCGGGAACGTATGAATATCCCGGTCTTTCATGATGACCAGCACGGCACCGCAATCGTCGTAGGCGCCGCCGCGGCCAACGCCCTGCGCGTCGTCGGCAAAAAGTTCGAGGATATCAAGATCGTCTCCACCGGCGGTGGTGCCGCTGGCATTGCCTGCCTGAACATGCTGCTCAAGCTCGGCGTCAAGCGCGAGAATGTCTGGCTCTGCGACATTCACGGGCTGGTCTATGAGGGCCGGACAGACGATATGAACCCCCAAAAGGCAGCCTATGCGCAAAACAGCGATTTGCGCACACTGGATCAGGTCATCGACGGTGCGGACATGTTCCTTGGCCTGTCTGGCCCCGGCGTTCTCAAGCAAGACATGGTCGGACGGATGGCCCCCCGCCCGGTGGTCTTTGCGCTCGCCAACCCGACGCCAGAGATCATGCCCGATGAGGTAAAAGCGATTGCGCCCGATGCGGTTATCGCCACCGGTCGCAGCGACTTCCCGAACCAGGTGAACAACGTCCTTTGCTTCCCGTTCATATTTCGCGGCGCCCTGGATGTCGGGGCGACACAGATCAACGATGAAATGCAGATCGCCTGTATCGAAGGCATTGCCGCACTCGCCCGCGCGACGACCGCCGCCGAAGCAGCAGCGGCCTATCGCGGCGAAACGCTGACCTTCGGCCCGGATTACCTGATCCCGAAGCCGTTCGATCCGCGCCTGATCGGTGTCGTCTCTTCCGCCGTCGCCAAGGCGGCGATGGAATCCGGTGTGGCGACGCGACCGCTGGAGGATATCAACGCCTACAAACGCAAGCTGGATGGATCCGTCTTCCGGTCCGCACTTATCATGCGCCCCGTGTTCGAGGCGGCGGCCACAGCCAGCCGCCGTATCGTCTTTGCCGAGGGCGAGGATGAGCGTGTGCTGCGCGCCGCAAATGCGATGCTTGAGGAGACGACCGATGTCCCTATCCTGATCGGTCGACCGGATGTGATTGCGTCCCGCGCCGAACGCGCAGGACTGCCAATCCGTCCGGAAAAAGACTTTGAAATCGTGAACCCTGAAAGCGATTCACGTTACCGCGAATATTGGGAAACCTATCACGAACTTATGGCCCGGCGCGGTGTCACCCCCGACCTTGCCCGCGCGATCATGCGCACAAACACGACGGCCATCGGGGCCGTTATGGTCCACCGCTCTGAAGCCGACAGCCTGCTGTGCGGCACGTTTGGCCAATATAGCTGGCACCTCAACTATATCGAGCAGGTGCTTGGCCGGGACGGTCTGACACCGCATGGCGCGCTGTCGATGATGATCCTTGAGGACGGGCCGCTGTTCATCGCGGATACGCAGGTGAACAACCATCCGACCCCGGAACAGATCGCCCTTTCGACCATTGGCGCTGCAAGGCACGTTCGCCGTTTCGGGCTGATCCCGCATGTTGCACTGTGCAGCCATTCGCAATTCGGCAACCTTGATACCGATTCCGGCAAGCGAATGCGCGAGGCGATGCGTATCTTGCAAAACAATGAGGTCGATTTCAACTTCGATGGAGAGATGCACATCGACTCCGCGCTCGACCCGGATATCCGTTCGCGCATCTTCCCGGCATCGCGGCTGGAAGGTGCTGCGAATGTGCTGATTTTCGCGGGCACCGATACGGCCTCTGGCGTGCGCAACATCCTCAAGCACAAGGCCAACGGGCTTGAGGTCGGGCCGATCCTGATGGGGATGGGCAACCGCGCCCATATCGTCACGCCGTCCATCACGGCACGCGGTTTGCTGAACATGTCGGCTGTCGCCGGAACGCCGGTTGCACATTACCGCTGATCGCTCAGCCAATTGACGCGGTTGCCGCCGCGCCGTCCCCCGCATATCGTTCGCGTTGGGGGAGGATGAGGCATGGCATATCAGGATATCTACGACGGTTGGAAAGCCGATCCGGAAGCTTTCTGGATGAGGGCCGCGGAAGCAATCGATTGGGTCCGGCCACCATCCAGGGCCCTGTTCGACGATAACGCCCCGATCTACGACTGGTTTTCGGACGGACTGGTCAACACATGCTGGAACTGCGTGGACCGCCATGTCGAGGCAGGGCGCGGCGATGACATCGCGATCTATCATGACAGTCCGATCACACATGCCACCAAAGGCATTACTTTCGCAGAACTGCAACGGCGCGTCGCGACATTGGCCGGTGCACTGCGCGCGCGCGGTATCGAAAAAGGCGACCGGGTCATCATCTACATGCCGATGATACCGCAGGCTGTCGAGGCGATGCTGGCTTGCGCTCGCCTGGGGGCCATCCATTCGGTGGTGTTTGGCGGCTTTGCGGCGAACGAACTCGCCGTGCGCATCGACGATGCTCAGCCCAAGGCCATCATCGCCGCATCCGCCGGGCTGGAGCCGGGGCGCGTCGTCCATTACAAGCCGCTGCTGGATCAGGCCATAGATCAGGCTAGGCACAAACCCGACTTCTGCGTCATCTTCCAGCGAGAGGAAGAGGTCGCGAAGCTGACGGAGGGCCGGGATGTCAACTGGCATGGCTTCCAATATGGCGTGGAGCCCGTGGATTGTGTCCCCGTCGAAGGCAACCACCCGGTCTATATCCTGTATACCTCTGGCACCACGGGTCAGCCAAAAGGGGTCGTTCGCCCCACCGCCGGTCATCTGGTGGCGCTGCAATGGTCGATGACGAATATCTACAATATCGGACCCGGCGACCGTTTCTGGGCGGCATCCGATGTCGGCTGGGTCGTTGGCCACAGCTATATCTGCTATGGTCCGCTGATCGCCGGGGCGCAGACCGTGGTGTTCGAGGGCAAGCCCATCGGCACACCTCATGCCGGCGTGTTCTGGCGCACGATCCAGAACAATCGGATCAAAAGCTTCTTCACCGCCCCGACAGCCATCCGCGCAATCCGGCGAGAGGACCCGGATGGTGAATATATCCGCCGCTACAAGCTGCACGACTTGCAGGCGCTGTTCCTGGCGGGAGAGCGTGCTGATCCGGAAACCATCAGATGGGCGCAGGAACATCTGGGCGTCCCGGTGATCGACCATTGGTGGCAGACGGAAACTGGCTGGGCCATCGCCGCAAATCCGCTGGGGATCGAGGAGATGCCGATAAAGCTGGGCAGCCCGACCGTGCCAATGCCGGGCTATGACGTTCGGGTCCTGGATGAGGGCGGCAATCCGGTGCCACCAGGAACGCTCGGCGCCATTGCGATCAAGCTGCCATTGCCCCCGGGCACGCTATCCGGCCTTTGGAATGCCGAGGACAGATACCGCAAGTCATACCTGTCGCACTTTCCCGGCTATTACGAAACTGGCGATGCGGGCTATCTGGATGAGGATGGTTATCTCTACATCATGGCGCGGACCGATGACGTCATCAATGTGGCAGGTCACAGGCTGTCGACCGGCGCGATGGAAGAGGTTCTGGCGCAGCACAGCGATGTTGCGGAATGCGCGGTGATCGGTGTGAATGACCCGCTGAAGGGGCAGGCCCCGATGGGGTTCCTCTGCCTGAAGAAGGGCAGCCAGACGCCGCACGAACAAATTGTGCAGGACGTTATCAGGATGGTACGTGATGAAATCGGCCCGGTCGCCGCGTTCAAACGGGCTGTGATCGTCAACCGCCTGCCCAAAACGCGTTCCGGCAAGATCCTTCGGGCAACGATGTCAAAGATTGCGGATGGCGAGGAGTTCAAGACCCCTGCCACCATCGAAGACCCGGCCGTGCTGGATGAAATCACCAAAGCCCTCAACAGCCAGGCGCGCGGCTGATCTGTTCAAAAAATGAAGCATCCCGCCCGTGCGATACGGACGGGATGTGCCTGTCCCGTCAACCCTGCCGAAAGCCCGCGATTATCCTGACGGCGTTAGATGGAGCCACCAGATATTGTGTTTTTGGGGTCTGTGCGACCCAACCTGCGGGATAGACTTCCACATATCAAGGTTTTTTTGGTTAACGCGCGCAATTTCCTGTTTACTTTTCTGAGCACGTCAGAGCAGCACCATCTGCGCCAGTCCAAGAAAGGCAAAAAAACCAACCACATCGGTTACGGTTGTCACAAACGTGCCCGAGGCGAGCGCAGGATCGGCCCCGACTTTTTCCAGCGTCAGCGGGACAAGAATTCCGGCCAAAGCAGCGACAAACAGGTTCACAACCATCGCAATCGCGATCACCCATGCCAGAGAAAGCCCGTCAAACCAGATCCACGCAACGACGCCCATCACGACGGCGAAGCACAAGCCATTCAACACGCCCACCACCGCCTCTCGCCCGACGACCCGCCAGACGTTGGACCCGGTCAGGCTTTTTGTCGCAAGCGCCCGCACCGCAACGGTTAGTGTCTGCGTGCCCGCATTCCCCCCCATCGAAGCGACAATCGGCATCAGCACCGCCAGTGCCACGATCTGCGAAATCGTCGCTTCGAACATTGCGATGACAAAGGATGCGAGGATCGCCGTCGCAAGGTTCACGCCCAGCCAGGGCAGACGCTGCCAAAGCGTTTCAACAACAGTATCGGAAATCGAGCTTTCGTCGCCAACACCGGCCAAACGCAGGATATCTTCCTCGTGCTCGTCATCCAGCACCTCCATCGCGTCGTCGATGGTGATGACGCCGACAAGCCGGTCATGCTCATCCACGACTGGCGTCGAAATCAGGTGGTACTGGTTGAAGGCATAGGCCACGTCTGCCTCATTCGCGAAGGCATCAATCGGGCGGAAGCTTTCCTCGGTTATGTCGCGCAGCAGCACTTCGCGCCGCGCGCCCAGCAGGCGGCCAAGTGCCACATATCCGGCGGGGTGTCTGCGCGGATCGACCAGAACGACGTGGTAGAACTGATCCGGCAGATCCTCTTCGCTGCGCAGATAGTCGATGGTATCGCCGACCGTCCAATGTTCTGGCGCCGTCACCACCTCGGACTGCATCATCCGTCCAGCGGAATATTCCGGATATGTCAGCGACTGCTCGACGGCGGCGCGATCCGATTCGTCAAGCGCCGCCAGAACCTTCTTCTGCTCGTCTTCGTCCAGTTCTTCGATCAGTTCGACAATGTCGTCGCTGTCCATCTCGCGGACAGCGTCGGCAAGCGCCGCTTTCGGCATCAGTTCGACGACTTCGTCGCGGATAGACTCATCGATTTCCGAAAGGATGTCGCCGTCAATCTCTCCGGACCAGAGCGACATGAAGACGCGCCGACGCGCGGGGGACAGGTTCTCGATGACGTCGGCGATGTCTGCCGCGTGCATCGGGTCCAGCAATTCGTTCAGGCGAACGGGGTCTTCATCGTCAATCGCGTCGCGTATCTGATCCAGCAGAACGCGAGACGGCGTGAAATCGTCCTCATCATCGTCTTCGGGCGGTTGGGGCTCTGCGGCCTTTTCCTCCGAAACGGCTTCTGGCTGATCGGCAGTCAGATCCGGGCGCTGATCGTCGTCCTGCATGGCCCCCCCTTCTCGTTCTTTGGCGATGGCTGGTGGATCGGGCGGCGGGGCCCAAAGGTGATCTTAAATATCCCTTGTAACAGGGGCAATAATCAGCTGTTCAGCAACGTCAACGCCTTTGCATGAATTTCCGGCGTTGCTGCGGCAATGATACGCCCGCCGTTATGCGCCGGCTCACCCTGCCAATCGGTCACGACACCGCCCGCAGCCTGAACGACGGCAATCGGTGCTACGACATCATAGGCCTGCAGCCCGGCCTCGATCACCAGATCGACCTGCCCGAGCGCCAGCAAGGCATATCCATAGCAATCCAGCCCATAGCGGGTCAGCCGAACCTGCGACGCAACGCGGTGAAACCCTTCGTATTCGTCTGACGATCCGACCTCGGGAAAGGTGCTCAGCAAAGTTGCCTCGTGAAGGGCCACGTCTTTGCGTGTCTCAAGGGCTCGCTCCCCCTCTCGCGTCACAACCCGTGCGCGCCCAAGCCCGCCTTCGAAGCGTTCGCCGGTGAATGGCTGATCGACAATACCAAAGATCGGCCCGCTTTCATCCGTCAGGCCGATCAGCGTACCCCAGCTTGGCGCGCCAGAGATAAAGGCGCGGGTTCCATCGATCGGGTCAAGAACCCAGGTCAGGCCAGAGGATCCGGGCTGGGTCCCGAACTCTTCCCCCAATATCGCGTCCTCGGGACGCCGGTCGGCCAGAATCTGCCGCATCGCCCGTTCACTTTGCCGGTCAGCCTCGGTTACCGGATCGAAACCACCCGCCTGCTTGTTGTCGGGCCGCAAGCCTTCGCTGCGAAACAGAGGCATGGTTTTTGCGCGGGCCGCATCAGCCATCGCAGCAGCGGTGTCGAATATATCGGACCTGTCCATGTCGCCCCCATCGTTTCGCTGGCCTGATAGCGCGAAATCACGGGGGCGAACAGCCGCGCCATCACGCGGCGTGTGACAGAACCCTTGCCAGTTCGAAAATCTGGCGGCGCTGCGCCTCGGGCATCGCATAATATGCACGGATAAGCTGCAAAGCCTCTTTGCTGGCGATGATGTCGTCATCCAGAGAGGTGGCAGCGCGGCCACCGCTTATCCCTTCAAAGAAAAAGCTGATAGGCACATCGAGCGCAAGGGAGATATCCCACAGTCGCGAGGCCGAAACGCGGTTTGCACCAGTCTCATACTTCTGTATTTGCTGAAATTTGATGCCGACCTGATCCGCCAGCTGCTGCTGGGTCATACCAATAAGCCAACGCCGGTGGCGAATGCGCGTGCCCACATGCACATCAACTTCGTGCTTCATAACAATCCTCACCTAGTCTCGTAGAGTCATATACCAATTTAAAAACGCTGGCGACTCGGAATGACACATAACACGTTAAAGTTGACTGAAAGGACAGGCGAAAAATCATCAGAATGCATAAAAACGCCCCTTTCGGCAAAAACCAGCCGAAAAATTGGTACACGTTTTCCGAACTTGTCCGAATCATGCAATGTCCTGCCCAAATCCGCGCTTTTGGGTGGTCATGCGATTTTTCTGCATTCCACGGCACCAGGGCAGACAACCGTCGCAAAGTTGATCATTTTGCTCTTCGCATCCGTTGAAAACATGCGATACTGAGCCAATATTTACCTGTGACAGGCGCATCCGCGCCGCCAACGCCAGTTATGGAGAGTTTGATGGCTGAATACGACACCCTACGTCAGGCCCAGGCCCAGACGGGTGCCGCGACCCGCGCCGAGATTGACGCCGGCCTTCGCGCGTACATGTCGAAGGTTTACGGCATTATGGCAACCGGCATGGCCGTGACTGCCTTCTTTGCCCTAGGGCTGAACATGCTCGCCGTCGGTTCGGACGGTACCCTGACTCAGATCGGTTACGCCGTTTATGCGTCACCGCTGAAATGGGTACTGATGTTCGCGCCTCTGCTGGTGGTCTTCGCTTTCGGTGCCGCCGTTTATCGGCTGTCGACCCAAGCAGCGACGCTCATTTTCTACGGCTTTGCCGCATTGATGGGCATGTCGATCAGCTGGATTTTCCTGCGCTACACCGGCACGTCCATCGCAGCGACGTTCTTCGCGACCGCAGGCGCTTTCGCGGGTCTGTCATTCTACGGTTACACGACCAAGCGCGATCTGTCGGGCATGGGCACGTTCCTGATGATGGGTCTGATCGGTCTGATCATCGCTTCGATCGTGAACATCTTCCTGCAGTCGGGCGCGATGCAATTCGCGATCTCGGTCATTGGCGTCCTGATCTTCGCAGGTCTGACCGCCTTCGATACGCAGAACATCAAGAACACCTACCTGCAACTGCGTGAATCGAACCAGGACTTCCTGGGCAAGGCCGCCATCCTCGGCGCGCTGAACCTGTATCTGGACTTCCTGAATCTGTTCATGTTCCTTCTGCAGTTCATGGGCGCCAGCAACGACTGATCCTGTCGCCGCACTCATACAGAAAGGCCCCGCGATTGCGGGGCCTTTTTCGTTTGCGGGGATGATGTGCCGCCGGTTGTTACGGCCACTCCTTCGCCACCATGGTCAACACGTCATATTGCGCGACAACCTCATCTTTCTGGTTGGTGACGCGGCAATCCCAGCGGACTTCGGCATGTTCGGCATTCTCGCGCGGATTGATCTCCTTGCAGGTCAGCCGCACCTGCAGCGTATCGCCGAAATAGACCGGGGTCAGAAAGCGCAGATTGTCCACGCCGTAATTGGCCAGAACCGGACCCGGATCGGGATCGACGAACAGGCCCGCCGCGAAGGACGCAATCAGATAACCATGCGCCACGCGGTCATCGAAGAACGGGTTCGCCTTCGCGGCCTCTTCATCCATATGGGCATAGAAGGTGTCGCCGGTGAAATTGGCGAAATGTTCGACATCCTCCTCGGTCACCTCGCGCGCATCGGTGACGATCTGATCGCCAAGGCGCAGTTCTTCGACCGACTTGCGGAACGGATGCTTGCCCGTGCTGGTATCGGCACCATCCGACCAGATGCCAGTCACCGCGCTCAGCAGATGCGGGGCGCCCTGAACGGCGGTGCGCTGCATGTAATGCTTCACCGCGCGCATCCCGCCGAGTTCCTCGCCGCCACCGGCCCGGCCCGGCCCGCCATGAACCAGAGGCGCCAAGGGCGAGCCATGCCCGGTCGATGATTTCGCCGACCGCCGGTTCCCGATCAGCACCCGGCCATGCATCGGCGCCATGCCGATGACCATCTCTGCGGCGACATCCTTGCTGTCTGTGAAAACCGATGCCACGAGAGATCCCTTCCCGCGATGGGTCAGTGCCACGGCATCCGCGACATCATCATAGGGCATCAAGGTGACCACCGGCCCGAACGCCTCGACATCATTGGCCACCGCATCGGCCGGATTGTCGGCCAGCAGCACCACCGGATTGATGAACGCCCCTTTTTCCGCATCGCCAGAACTGACATTCACATCACCCGGATCGCCCAGCACGATCTGCGAGGAGGCTTTCAGATCCTCGATCCGTTCGCGCACTTCCTCTCGCTGATCCAGACTGGCGAGCGGTCCCATCCGCGTGCCATCCACCGCAGGATCGCCGGTCACGGTCTTTTCCAGCTTCGCCTTCAGCGCCTCGATCACCGCATCGACATGGGCGCGCGGCACAATGGCGCGGCGGATCGCGGTGCATTTCTGGCCCGCCTTGCTGGTCATCTCGCGCAGGACCTCGCGGACGAACAGATCGAACTCCTCGCTCCCCGGCCCCGCATCCGGCCCAAGGACCGAGGCGTTCAGGCTGTCGGCCTCCATCGTGAAGCGGACCGAGTTTTCGATGATCGCAGGCGAGGTTTTCAGCATCCGCCCGGTTGAGGCCGATCCGGTAAAGGTCACCACATCCTGACAGGTCACATGGTCCAGCAAATCCCCGGCAGAGCCAGATACAAGCTGCAAGGCCCCATCGGGCAGAATGCCCATATCGACGATCCGGCGGACCATCAGCTCGGTCAGGTAAGCGGTCTGGCTGGCCGGTTTGACGATCGTCGGCATCCCCGCAATCAGCGTCGGCGCGATCTTTTCCAGCATCCCCCAGATCGGAAAGTTGAAGGCGTTGATATGGACCGCCACGCCCTGCAGAGGCGTCAGGATATGCTGGCCCGAAAAGCTGGAATCCTTTGATAAAGGCTCAACCGGGCCATCGGGGATGACTTTCGCATTCGGCAATTCGCGCCGCGCTTTCGATGCCAGCGTCAGAAGCGTGCCGATACCGCCTTCGATATCGACCCAGCCATCGGCCCGCGTGGCCCCGGTCCAGAAGCTTTCGGTATAGAAATCCTCTTTCATCTCCATCAGCTTGAGGCCGATTTCCTTCAGCATCAGCGCCCGCTGATGAACCGTCAAATCACGCAGCGCACGACCGCCCTTCTCGCGCCCGTATTCAAGCGCCGCCGCATGATCGAGACCTGAGGCGTCGATCAGCGCCACCACCTCGCCGGTGGCAGCATTCAGCAATTCCTTGCCGTCTTTCGATCCGTTGCGCCATTCGCCGCAGATATAGGATTGCAGCAGTCGAGGGGTTTGCACATTCATCGCATATCCTTTCAGGCCAGCCCCATCGGCGCCAGCAGGTCATTCACCCGCTGCGCCCACAGCTCGCGCAGCTTTTCGTTCTCGGTATGGCGCAGACCGAACCGCGCCTGCGTGTCATAGCGTTTCGAGGCCGACTGCCCGAATGTCGCATCGACCTTCGGCATCCAATAGGCTATGGCATCCTTGGCCTGCGCGCGTCCCTCATCGCTTTCGGCGATCTGGCGCAGCCCGTTCAGACCCAGTTCGACGTGACGCGCCTCTCTGGGCGCGATTTCGCGATAGGTATCGGCCAGGGGCGCATAGCTGACGCGCTTCATCTCATCCATCTGCACGACCGTTGCCAGACCCATCAGCACATTCAGCACCACCGCATCGACATAGCCCTGCAACGGATAGTGAAAGACCGACAGGCGCATATCGTCGCCATGCCGCGCAGCCGCCAGGTCGGCATCGCGATCCATCCGCGCGGCCCAGTCATGGCTGTTGTCATACCGCGCCGTATCGGCCCCGAATTCGCCCATCACCGCGAGGACGCGACCCGCATGATCCAGCTTTTCCTGCGTGATCTTGGCCGCCGCGATCCGGTTCTTGATGCCGGGCGCATCGTTGATCGTATCGGCAAAGCCCGCCGCCCCCGCCAGTTCGCTGTCCACGAATGACGCCATCAGCCGCAGCAACTCGCCCCGGTAGCGCGGCGGGACATTGCCGGGAGAGGTCAGCTTGCCGCCCTGCGCCAGATAATCCTCGATCTTCATATCCATTGCCGCCCCCTATTCGTCATAGCTGACGACGATGCGGTCGGTCAGCGGATAGCATTGGCAGGTCAGCACATAGCCCTGCGCAACCTCGTAATCTTCAAGCGCGTGGTTAATCGCCATCTCGGCCTCGCCTTCCAACACCTTGGCGCGGCAGGTCGAACAGACCCCGGCCTTGCAGGCATAGGGCGCGTCCATATCGGCGGCCAAAGCGGCATCCAGAAGGTTCTCGCCCTGTTTCGGCATCCTGAATGTGCGCGTGGCACCGTCCAGCGTCACTACGGCCTCGGTCGCATCGCCCGACTGCGCGGCATCCTTGCTGACGGCCTTTTTCTTCGCCCGGCCGGGCTGGCTGGAGGCGAAGAGTTCGAATTTGATCTGCGCGTCATCCAGTCCCGCCTTGCGCAGGCTGTCGGCCACGGTCAGCATCAGCCCTTCCGGCCCGCAGATGAACGCCGTGTCGATGCTGGCCGGATCGATCCAGTTATCGAACAGCGCCTGCATCTTCTCGGCATCGATCCGGCCCGTGAACAGGTCGATCTCCTGCCCCTCGGATTTCAGGATATGGATGACCGAGAACCGACCGAGATAGGCATTCTTCAGATCCTCCAACTCCTCACGGAACATGATCGAATTTACGGATCGGTTGGCATAGATCAGCGTGAACCGGCTTTTGGGTTCGCGTTTGAGCGTTGTCTTGATGATCGACAGGACCGGCGTGATGCCCGACCCCGCCGCGACGCCGACATAATGCTTGACCGCCGCGCCATCCAGATCGGTGTTGAAACGGCCCATGGGCGGCATGGCGTCCAGTTCCATCCCGACGGCCAGATCCTCATTCGCCCATGTGGAAAATGCCCCGCCATCGACACGCTTGATGCCGACTCGCAGCGCACCGTCATCGCGGCCTGCACAGATCGAATAGGACCGGCGCAGCTCTTCGCCGTCGAAATCGCGCCGGAAGGTCAGATACTGACCTTGCGTGAAATCAAAGCTGGCTGCGTCTTCCGGTCTTGGTTGCAGCGTCACGACGACGGCGTCGCGGGTGTCGCGGCGCACATCGGTAACCTGCAAGGGAAGGAAGCGGGGCATGGCGGTTCCTCTAATGGCACTTGAAATAGTCGAAGGGTTCCAGACAGGCATTGCACACCCAACTGGCCTTGCAGGGGGTCGAGCCGAACTGGCTGACCCGCCGCGTGTCGGTGGCACCGCAT contains the following coding sequences:
- the paaE gene encoding 1,2-phenylacetyl-CoA epoxidase subunit PaaE, translating into MPRFLPLQVTDVRRDTRDAVVVTLQPRPEDAASFDFTQGQYLTFRRDFDGEELRRSYSICAGRDDGALRVGIKRVDGGAFSTWANEDLAVGMELDAMPPMGRFNTDLDGAAVKHYVGVAAGSGITPVLSIIKTTLKREPKSRFTLIYANRSVNSIMFREELEDLKNAYLGRFSVIHILKSEGQEIDLFTGRIDAEKMQALFDNWIDPASIDTAFICGPEGLMLTVADSLRKAGLDDAQIKFELFASSQPGRAKKKAVSKDAAQSGDATEAVVTLDGATRTFRMPKQGENLLDAALAADMDAPYACKAGVCSTCRAKVLEGEAEMAINHALEDYEVAQGYVLTCQCYPLTDRIVVSYDE
- a CDS encoding Phenylacetic acid catabolic protein, with the translated sequence MDMKIEDYLAQGGKLTSPGNVPPRYRGELLRLMASFVDSELAGAAGFADTINDAPGIKNRIAAAKITQEKLDHAGRVLAVMGEFGADTARYDNSHDWAARMDRDADLAAARHGDDMRLSVFHYPLQGYVDAVVLNVLMGLATVVQMDEMKRVSYAPLADTYREIAPREARHVELGLNGLRQIAESDEGRAQAKDAIAYWMPKVDATFGQSASKRYDTQARFGLRHTENEKLRELWAQRVNDLLAPMGLA